A genomic window from Pseudomonadales bacterium includes:
- a CDS encoding metal-dependent hydrolase produces MDPLSQAALGAVVAQSAGQRQLGLRVVAVGAVAGAMPDIDVLFSINGDFIDQLITHRGITHSLFFAPVAGPLLGWLVWKAERPPVPGTAHQDRVRLYRWILVVSLAIFSHPLLDLLTPYGTQLLQPFSDTRFAINAMPIIDPVYTLLLLLGLGIAWRFAKADVSNSVPDTPARARPAQLTALLTLILSTAYLGWGWALNRHTEVIAVQQLAAQGIRPVRLAAFPTVLQIHYRRVVARLPDQDLVGYYSNWAPCEITWRGATSAGGPLLDSYRNTREGRVFDWFSMGWTHYSLRPGSGGYDLIASDLRYGFDEDPARSIFSLSTRLDFTGLIRAPIAVGRDMRMDPGDTLANLLTATYTPVCRFLQ; encoded by the coding sequence TTGGATCCACTTTCACAGGCAGCACTGGGTGCGGTGGTTGCCCAGAGCGCCGGTCAGCGCCAGCTGGGTCTGCGCGTGGTCGCGGTCGGCGCAGTCGCCGGCGCGATGCCCGACATCGATGTCCTGTTTTCGATCAACGGCGATTTTATCGACCAGCTCATCACCCATCGGGGTATCACCCATTCCCTGTTTTTCGCCCCGGTGGCGGGCCCTCTTCTGGGCTGGCTCGTCTGGAAAGCTGAACGACCGCCGGTACCCGGCACCGCGCACCAGGACCGCGTGCGCCTGTATCGATGGATTCTGGTTGTCAGTCTGGCGATTTTCTCCCATCCCCTGCTGGACCTGCTGACGCCGTACGGCACCCAGCTGCTGCAGCCTTTCAGCGATACCCGCTTCGCGATCAATGCGATGCCGATCATCGATCCCGTTTACACACTGCTGCTGCTGCTTGGCCTCGGCATCGCCTGGCGGTTCGCGAAGGCAGATGTTTCCAACAGCGTACCGGACACACCCGCGCGAGCCCGGCCAGCGCAGCTGACCGCCCTGTTGACTCTGATCCTTTCCACCGCCTATCTCGGCTGGGGTTGGGCGCTGAACCGTCATACGGAAGTCATCGCTGTGCAGCAGCTTGCCGCGCAGGGAATCAGACCCGTACGTCTGGCCGCTTTCCCGACCGTGCTGCAGATTCACTACCGGCGCGTGGTTGCACGTCTGCCGGATCAGGACCTGGTTGGTTACTACTCCAACTGGGCACCCTGTGAGATCACCTGGCGCGGCGCGACCAGCGCCGGGGGACCGCTGCTCGACAGCTACCGGAATACCAGGGAAGGACGGGTGTTCGACTGGTTTTCAATGGGCTGGACACACTACAGCCTGAGACCCGGCAGCGGTGGATATGATCTGATCGCCAGTGACCTGCGTTATGGTTTCGACGAGGATCCAGCCCGCAGCATATTTTCCCTGTCGACCAGACTCGATTTCACCGGGCTGATTCGCGCACCCATTGCCGTCGGTCGAGACATGAGAATGGACCCGGGAGACACGCTTGCGAATCTGCTGACAGCAACCTACACACCCGTGTGCCGGTTCCTGCAGTAA
- the nhaC gene encoding Na+/H+ antiporter NhaC has translation MSDRHSAQRDVRRQKQARQASRGDAAVTIGLTVGLLALSVILFGSDSSSGANQIALVIGAVIATIVGIKNGHTWQVIEENIVAGIATALPAIMILFSVGSLIGAWMLSGTVPTMIYYGLLLLDPAFFYPASCLLCAITALSIGSSWTVAGTLGIGLIGVAAGMGLSVEITAGAIISGAYFGDKMSPLSDTTNLAPAVTGIDIFTHIHHMVWTTAPSFLAALAGFAVIGLSVSAGSAPDTLLATLSALDENFTINPVMLTPVLLVVYLAYRKTPAVASILAGVLAGVVVALLFQHPAVMGLSADTETGAAAAMLKSVWTVLFNGYSANTGNSALDSLLSRGGMSSMLNTVWLILAALSFGAAMEKAGILERVVRGLVERVRSVGALIATTVGTCVGVNALAADQYMSIVITGRMFGDAYTERGLHAKNLARTLEDGGTITSPLVPWNTCGAFMAATLGVPTLAYLPFCFFNLINPFVAIGYGYAGFRIEPLAVEDERAGVAPGSL, from the coding sequence TTGAGCGACAGGCATTCTGCGCAGAGGGATGTGCGCCGGCAGAAGCAGGCGCGCCAGGCCAGTCGAGGCGATGCTGCTGTCACCATTGGCTTGACGGTCGGCCTGCTCGCGTTGTCCGTCATCCTCTTCGGCAGCGATTCATCCAGCGGCGCCAATCAGATCGCCCTGGTGATCGGTGCAGTGATCGCCACCATCGTCGGGATCAAGAACGGGCATACCTGGCAGGTGATCGAAGAGAACATTGTCGCAGGGATCGCGACCGCGCTGCCGGCGATCATGATTCTGTTTTCAGTGGGCAGTCTGATCGGTGCGTGGATGCTGTCTGGCACCGTGCCGACCATGATCTATTACGGACTACTGCTGCTCGATCCCGCTTTCTTCTACCCGGCCAGCTGCCTGCTCTGTGCAATCACCGCACTGTCCATCGGCAGTTCCTGGACCGTCGCCGGCACGCTCGGCATCGGTCTGATCGGGGTAGCAGCCGGCATGGGTCTTTCGGTGGAGATTACGGCAGGCGCGATCATCTCCGGCGCCTATTTCGGGGACAAGATGTCTCCCCTGTCTGATACCACCAATCTCGCCCCTGCGGTCACGGGTATCGACATTTTTACCCACATTCATCACATGGTCTGGACCACGGCACCCAGCTTTCTGGCAGCACTGGCCGGGTTTGCCGTCATCGGCCTGTCGGTATCCGCGGGTTCAGCGCCTGACACACTGCTGGCAACTCTGTCGGCACTTGATGAGAATTTCACAATCAATCCGGTCATGCTCACCCCGGTGCTGCTGGTGGTTTACCTGGCCTACCGGAAAACACCCGCGGTTGCATCGATCCTCGCCGGTGTCCTGGCGGGCGTGGTCGTGGCACTGCTGTTCCAGCACCCTGCCGTGATGGGATTGTCGGCAGACACCGAAACAGGCGCAGCCGCCGCGATGCTGAAGTCTGTATGGACCGTGCTCTTCAACGGCTACAGCGCGAATACGGGTAACAGTGCGCTCGACTCACTGCTGTCGCGTGGCGGCATGAGTTCGATGCTGAACACGGTGTGGCTCATCCTTGCCGCCCTGAGTTTCGGTGCGGCAATGGAGAAAGCCGGCATTCTGGAACGGGTCGTGCGCGGTCTTGTCGAACGTGTCCGCAGTGTCGGCGCTCTGATCGCGACTACGGTAGGAACCTGTGTGGGGGTGAATGCCCTCGCCGCGGATCAGTACATGTCCATCGTGATCACAGGCAGGATGTTCGGCGATGCCTACACAGAGCGGGGTCTCCATGCAAAAAACCTGGCGCGGACTCTGGAGGACGGTGGCACCATAACTTCACCCCTGGTGCCCTGGAATACCTGCGGTGCTTTCATGGCAGCAACCCTCGGTGTGCCCACCCTCGCCTACCTGCCGTTCTGCTTCTTCAATCTGATCAATCCGTTCGTCGCCATAGGCTACGGTTACGCGGGCTTCAGGATCGAACCCCTGGCAGTCGAGGACGAGAGAGCCGGAGTGGCGCCGGGGAGCCTCTGA